The Syngnathus scovelli strain Florida chromosome 18, RoL_Ssco_1.2, whole genome shotgun sequence genome contains a region encoding:
- the ppp1r3g gene encoding protein phosphatase 1 regulatory subunit 3G, with protein sequence MSWSGSAPPLQAGMACEDERDPDSDSDPEQDDQLDDEQDARQLERRMNERRRARSLPACPTSLLLAAVSGSERRKRVQFADSLGLSLASVKHFSALDEPRVPTKVFSRHTGRPAVGGRFPDPDPDAAGGGRLVPCFSEPADPDSRLRMLRVCLERLSVTHYDVRGSVRVLNGSAHGEVGVRYTFNEWLSHVDAQALLLDAQLPGGGSARYGFTVYTPPAMEAGAAVHLAVYFRSDQGDFWDNNDGRNYTLRYRAGRDRAPVMPPPPPEPQDR encoded by the coding sequence ATGTCCTGGTCTGGATCAGCGCCGCCGCTCCAGGCCGGGATGGCCTGCGAGGACGAACGcgacccggactcggactctgaccccgagcaggacgaccaactgGACGACGAGCAGGACGCGCGGCAACTGGAGCGGCGCATGAACGAAAGGCGGCGGGCCCGCTCACTGCCCGCCTGCCCGACTTCGTTGCTGCTGGCCGCCGTGTCTGGGAGTGAGCGGCGCAAGCGGGTCCAGTTCGCCGACTCGCTTGGTCTGAGTTTGGCCAGCGTCAAACACTTCAGCGCGCTAGACGAGCCCCGAGTGCCCACCAAGGTATTCTCCAGACACACCGGGCGGCCGGCGGTAGGGGGGCGCTTCCCGGACCCGGACCCAGACGCAGCAGGGGGAGGGCGCCTTGTCCCTTGCTTCTCCGAGCCCGCGGACCCGGACTCGCGGCTTCGGATGCTGCGCGTGTGCCTGGAGCGGCTGTCCGTCACGCACTACGACGTGCGCGGCAGCGTGCGTGTGCTGAACGGGAGCGCGCACGGGGAGGTGGGCGTGCGCTACACATTCAACGAGTGGTTGTCCCACGTGGACGCGCAGGCCCTGCTCTTGGACGCCCAGCTTCCGGGCGGCGGGAGCGCGCGCTACGGCTTCACCGTCTACACGCCCCCTGCGATGGAGGCTGGGGCGGCCGTACACCTGGCCGTGTACTTCCGCTCCGACCAGGGTGACTTCTGGGACAACAACGACGGCCGAAACTACACGCTCCGCTACCGCGCCGGCCGCGATCGTGCGCCCGttatgccgccgccgccccccgaaCCGCAGGACCGCTGA
- the dipk1c gene encoding divergent protein kinase domain 1C produces the protein MVPEHELESGQVFLFHFLTGALLPLAERKKRHRESVMFGVGRRRVTLALLLACSASWLLVGHLPPLLRTDLPSDGCTDAASKAILRHLCADFAAGSATGNLCADLCVRGLVEYKHCLHYRSGKKVMEVHWRGRPVILKSKLENLSSYQPLGVLGYRQDTTEDTSPMDVLLSATMAVRSWLGLAEQQEEDDDIKGEEGASSLVNLRSTDKSYSRGELTSLWSLLQQDEYTFLRVLQDLSAHVSKVLGSCGHFYAVESLSAGHAWDQNIFSLDQELAAGVGGPDRRGMWAVRHKVHRIALSFLDMVQHFDRDFTHKVHLCDVKPENFAIRKDLTVVAIDVDMAFFQPKMEEILDHKCSGDDDCSFFDCMSSCDLGTRRCRRQRINTNLQVICQKIFRLWFSPTLLGAKAGLPLQVELQRAVQECSESGDAIKRGRGAGRDAHGRLLNVLSRLLHEGGAQDK, from the exons ATGGTTCCTGAACACGAGCtcgagtctggccaagttttccTTTTCCATTTTCTGACCGGGGCTCTCCTCCCTCTTGCAGAGCGGAAAAAGCGCCATCGGGAATCCGTGATGTTTGGCGTAGGTCGCCGGCGCGTGACCTTGGCGCTGCTGCTGGCATGCTCGGCATCCTGGCTGCTGGTCGGCCACCTCCCGCCACTGCTCCGCACCGACCTCCCGTCCGATGGCTGCACCGACGCCGCCAGTAAGGCGATCCTGCGCCACCTG TGTGCTGACTTTGCAGCGGGCTCGGCCACGGGCAACTTGTGCGCCGACCTGTGCGTTCGCGGTCTAGTGGAGTACAAGCATTGCCTCCACTACCGCAGCGGCAAGAAGGTGATGGAGGTCCACTGGAGGGGACGGCCCGTCATACTCAAGTCCAAGCTGGAGAACCTGTCCTCCTACCAGCCCCTCGGAGTTCTCGGCTACCGG CAGGACACCACAGAGGACACGTCTCCTATGGACGTCCTCCTCTCCGCCACGATGGCG GTGCGTAGCTGGCTGGGTCTGGCcgagcagcaggaggaggacgATGACATCAAAGGAGAGGAAGGAGCCAGTTCTCTGGTCAATCTGCGCTCCACTGACAAGAGTTACTCCAGAGGCGAGCTGACATCCTTGTGGTCGCTGCTGCAGCAGGACGAGTACACCTTCCTTAG AGTTCTGCAGGACCTGAGCGCGCATGTGTCCAAGGTGTTGGGCTCATGCGGGCACTTCTACGCCGTGGAGTCACTGTCAGCCGGCCACGCCTGGGACCAGAACATCTTCTCCCTGGATCAGGAACTGGCGGCGGGGGTCGGCGGCCCGGACCGGAGGGGGATGTGGGCTGTTCGCCACAAGGTCCACCGCATTGCGCTCAGCTTCCTGGACATGGTGCAACACTTTGACCGCGACTTCACAcacaaagtccatttgtgtgACGTCAAGCCCGAGAACTTTGCCATCAGGAAGGATCTCACA GTGGTGGCCATTGACGTGGACATGGCCTTCTTCCAGCCCAAGATGGAGGAGATCCTGGACCACAAGTGCAGCGGCGACGACGACTGCAGTTTCTTTGACTGCATGTCGTCGTGCGACCTCGGCACGCGACGCTGCCGCCGACAGCGGATCAACACCAACCTGCAG GTAATCTGCCAGAAGATCTTCAGGCTGTGGTTTTCTCCCACGTTGCTCGGCGCCAAAGCGGGGCTCCCCCTACAG GTGGAGCTGCAGAGGGCGGTGCAAGAATGCTCTGAGTCAGGTGACGCGATCAAACGAGGGAGAGGAGCAGGGCGTGATGCCCATGGGCGCCTCCTCAATGTCCTGAGCCGCCTCCTTCACGAGGGAGGAGCGCAAGACAAATGA
- the nrn1a gene encoding neuritin, producing the protein MRACDFAGMRASSAASVRSWMRACVRARPPRMAGSLLLVLALHFVWLLQSVLVSSAHCDAVFKGFSDCLLQLGDNMANYPADLDDQQNLHKICTYWDDFHSCASTALSDCQEGANDLWEKLKKESRSLDFRGSLFELCSGGNGAAPRWGMASGLGGAFLAALPGLLTWLLAL; encoded by the exons atgcgtgcgtgtgactTTGCGGGAATGCGCGCCTCCTCTGCGGCGTCAGTTCGTTCGtggatgcgtgcgtgcgtgcgtgcgcgtccaCCGAGGATGGCGGGAAGCCTGCTGCTGGTTCTGGCGCTTCACTTTG TGTGGCTGCTGCAGTCGGTGCTGGTAAGCTCCGCCCACTGTGACGCTGTCTTCAAAGGCTTTTCCGACTGTTTGCTGCAGCTGGGAGACAACATGGCCAACTACCCCGCCGACCTCGATGACCAGCAGAACCTACACAAGATCTGCAC CTACTGGGACGACTTCCACTCTTGCGCCAGCACGGCGCTGTCCGACTGCCAGGAAGGCGCTAACGACCTTTGGGAGAAACTCAAGAAGGAATCTCGCAGTCTGGATTTTCGCGGGAGTTTGTTTGAACTTTGCAGTGGGGGAAATGGCGCTGCCCCAAGGTGGGGCATGGCCAGTGGcttggggggggcgttcctggcGGCACTGCCCGGCCTGCTCACCTGGCTGCTGGCCCTTTaa
- the lyrm4 gene encoding LYR motif-containing protein 4, which translates to MAAPARAQVISLYRMLLRESFKFPSYNYRKYAVRRVRDAFRVNKNVNEPKLVESLMLEARQSLAMIQRQVAVGTMFQAQKTVVESQQ; encoded by the exons ATGGCGGCGCCCGCAAGAGCGCAGGTGATCTCTCTGTACAGGATGCTCCTAAGAGAAAGTTTTAAATTCCCTTCGTACAATTACAG GAAATATGCAGTGCGGCGTGTACGTGACGCTTTCAGGGTCAACAAGAATGTGAATGAGCCAAAGTTGGTGGAGAGTCTGATGCTGGAGGCCCGCCAGTCACTGGCCATGATACAGAGACAG GTGGCCGTGGGCACTATGTTCCAGGCCCAGAAGACTGTGGTGGAGTCACAGCAGTAG
- the fars2 gene encoding phenylalanine--tRNA ligase, mitochondrial: MILRQLLRPLLPPLVASCRRACTDGPALKPARDQESLEVLGHAYPCDDFTNVTQKILAKVGRNLHNQRHHPLWLLKERIKSHFYSAYTGRSGNPLFSAHDNLSPVVTVEQNFDSLLIPPKHPSRKRGDNYYLNRRMMLRAHTSAHQRELVSSGLDAFLLAGDVYRRDEIDASHYPVFHQMEGVRLFSNRQLFCDVADGDQLNMFDAAGGRRTPHKQEVHSLEAVKLLEFNLKQTLSRLVRALFGEDLEVRWVDCYFPFTHPSFEMEVRFHGDWLEVLGCGVMEQQLLNSAGAADKVGWAFGLGLERLAMVLYKIPDIRMFWSQDERFLKQFRVDDIHQEVHFQALSKYPPLHNDISFWLPAAGEPAFHANDFYELVRAVAGDLVEEVALLDDFTHPKSGRRSLCFRVVYRHMERTLSQQEVNTVHRQIEHMAETQLGVEGRY, encoded by the exons ATGATCCTTCGCCAGCTGCTGCGCCCCCTGCTTCCCCCTCTGGTCGCGTCATGCCGACGCGCCTGCACGGATGGCCCCGCCCTCAAGCCCGCCAGGgaccaggagagtctggaggtgttggGCCACGCCTACCCGTGTGACGACTTCACTAACGTGACGCAGAAGATTCTGGCCAAAGTTGGCCGCAACCTCCACAACCAACGGCACCATCCGTTATGGCTCCTTAAGGAAAGGATCAAATCTCACTTCTACAG CGCTTACACGGGTCGCTCAGGCAACCCGCTGTTCTCAGCCCATGACAACCTGAGCCCCGTGGTCACTGTGGAGCAGAACTTTGACAG CTTGCTGATCCCGCCCAAACACCCAAGCAGGAAGCGCGGCGACAACTACTACCTGAACAG GAGGATGATGTTGCGCGCACACACCTCAGCCCACCAGAGGGAGCTAGTAAGCAGCGGCCTGGACGCTTTCCTCTTGGCTGGTGACGTGTACAGACGGGACGAGATCGATGCCAGCCACTATCCCGTCTTCCACCAGATGGAAGGCGTGCGTCTCTTCTCCAACCGCCAG CTCTTCTGCGATGTTGCCGACGGAGACCAGCTGAACATGTTTGATGCGGCGGGGGGACGCAGGACGCCTCACAAACAGGAAGTCCACAGTCTGGAGGCCGTCAAGCTGCTGGAGTTCAACCTCAAGCAAACACTCAGCCGACTCGTCAGGGCTCTGTTCGGAGAAG atttggaggtgcgctGGGTGGACTGCTACTTCCCCTTCACTCATCCCTCCTTTGAGATGGAGGTGCGTTTCCATGGCGACTGGTTGGAAGTACTGGGCTGCGGAGTCATGGAGCAGCAGCTGCTCAACTCTG CTGGCGCGGCCGACAAGGTGGGTTGGGCCTTTGGACTGGGCCTGGAGCGTCTGGCCATGGTCCTGTACAAGATCCCTGACATCCGAATGTTCTGGAGCCAGGACGAGCGCTTCCTCAAGCAATTCCGCGTGGACGACATCCATCAGGAGGTCCACTTCCAG gcGCTGAGCAAGTACCCCCCGTTGCACAATGACATCTCCTTTTGGCTTCCCGCGGCGGGCGAGCCTGCATTCCACGCCAACGACTTCTACGAGTTGGTTCGCGCCGTCGCCGGAGACCTTGTGGAGGAGGTGGCGCTGCTCGATGACTTCACGCACCCCAA GAGCGGGAGGCGAAGCTTATGCTTCCGTGTGGTTTACCGCCACATGGAGCGCACCCTAAGCCAACAGGAAGTGAACACAGTTCACCGCCAGATAGAACACATGGCCGAGACGCAGCTGGGCGTCGAGGGACGCTACTGA
- the cyb5a gene encoding cytochrome b5 gives MTAEDLKYFTLDDIAEHNSIKSTWIVIHHKVYDVTQFLEEHPGGEEVLREHAGGDATESFEDVGHSTDARAVAQQMLVGELHPDDREKLAKPAESLATTLEEEPSWLPNWLIPLAAAAIVTLVYRMYVA, from the exons ATGACAGCAGAAGACCTCAAATACTTCACGCTTGACGACATCGCCGAGCACAACTCCATCAAGTCTACTTGGATCGTCATACACCATAAGGTCTATGACGTCACCCAGTTTCTGGAGGAG CACCCAGGCGGCGAGGAGGTCCTGAGGGAACACGCAGGCGGGGACGCCACCGAGAGCTTCGAGGATGTCGGACACTCCACCGACGCCCGCGCCGTTGCCCAGCAGATGCTCGTTGGAGAACTGCACCCG GACGACAGAGAGAAATTGGCTAAGCCTGCG GAAAGTCTGGCGACTACTTTGGAGGAGGAGCCAAG CTGGTTACCCAACTGGCTGATTCCGCTGGCGGCGGCAGCCATCGTCACCCTGGTGTATCGCATGTACGTGGCCTAA